In Triticum aestivum cultivar Chinese Spring chromosome 5B, IWGSC CS RefSeq v2.1, whole genome shotgun sequence, the following proteins share a genomic window:
- the LOC123113801 gene encoding uncharacterized protein, translating to MPPPPPVLMEELLEEVFFRLPPDEPAWLVRASVACKPWRRILADRGFRRRYREFHRTPPVLGFFEKGGARLVPVASLFPAQADHPDWHVMDCRHGRALLAYIGKTDDLIVLDPMTGHQRRVPSPSNNLIGFTAAVLCAAQGCDHHGCQDGHFLVAVVCPKKLEEITLGWLYSSETDLWTEFASVHRPNANYFSNMDAPGVLVGDALYFNIDGVIECQLGTLSLSTLEKPIDGNGTLMMAEDGRLGYAAVVDVTDLTLWSREAGPEGAMGWTKLRVIDLKTLLPDGALFITTQYGISRSPRSLMISGIAEGTQVIFVSTWVGSYMADLKSGRARMVSRPGRKVFPYMRFYLPAMEAASTGQG from the exons atgccgccgccgccgccggtgctgATGGAAGAGCtcctcgaggaggtcttcttccgCCTTCCGCCGGACGAGCCCGCCTGGCTCGTCCGCGCCTCCGTCGCCTGCAAGCCATGGCGCCGCATCCTCGCCGACCGGGGCTTTCGCCGTCGCTACCGCGAGTTCCACCGGACACCTCCCGTCCTGGGATTCTTCGAAAAGGGCGGCGCCCGCCTCGTCCCCGTCGCCTCCCTCTTCCCTGCCCAGGCCGACCATCCCGACTGGCATGTCATGGACTGCCGCCACGGCCGCGCCCTCTTAGCCTACATCGGGAAGACCGATGACCTCATCGTGTTGGACCCCATGACGGGCCACCAGCGCCGCGTGCCCTCGCCTTCGAACAATCTGATCGGCTTCACTGCGGCGGTGCTCTGCGCCGCACAAGGCTGCGACCACCACGGTTGCCAAGACGGGCATTTCCTTGTGGCCGTTGTGTGCCCCAAGAAGCTTGAGGAAATCACATTGGGCTGGCTGTACTCATCTGAGACTGACCTCTGGACGGAGTTCGCCTCTGTTCATCGCCCCAATGCCAATTATTTCTCTAACATGGATGCGCCTGGCGTCCTTGTGGGCGATGCACTCTACTTCAACATTGATGGCGTCATTGAATGCCAGCTTGGTACACTAAGCTTGTCAACGTTGGAGAAGCCGATCGATGGCAATGGGACTCTCATGATGGCGGAAGATGGCAGGCTGGGATACGCTGCCGTGGTTGATGTCACAGATCTAACCCTGTGGTCGAGGGAGGCTGGACCCGAGGGAGCCATGGGATGGACAAAACTCAGGGTAATCGATCTTAAGACGCTACTCCCTGATGGTGCCCTCTTTATCACAACACAATATGGGATCAGTAGGTCGCCGCGTTCATTGATGATTAGTGGGATCGCAGAGGGCACCCAAGTCATTTTTGTGAGCACATGGGTTGGTTCCTATATGGCCGATCTCAAGTCTGGGCGAGCCAGGATGGTCTCTCGTCCCGGCAGAAAAGTCTTCCCGTACATGAGATTCTACCTCCCAG CAATGGAAGCAGCTTCCACGGGTCAGGGGTAA